The genomic DNA TCTGTATATTCTCTTATTGGTATAATCAGGAGAGTTTTTAGCTATCTTGGCCTACTTTTAACATCTGAGTATGGAACGGTGTGCAGGTTGGGAATTTTCGGGTTGAGCCACCAGGGTTGTTCAGGGGCCGTGGAGAGCATCCAAAGGTTTTTATTAATACCATTCCACTAATTGCTAATTGGCTTACAAGTGCCACTATTTAGCTTTTTCTTTATATATCGTGGTATCTTTACTAGCTTATTTGCTAAGATTTGCATTACTAATTAAGTTTGTTCTAAACTTGATGTTATTTTCTGTCTTAGATGGGAAAGTTAAAAAAACGTATATTCCCAAAAGACATCACTATTAATATCGGAAAGGGTGCCCCGATTCCGGAACCCCCAATATCTGGGGAAAGGTTGGAAATTTATTTGTTTTGTCTTATTTTCACTCAATTGTAATTTTTTTAAGTTCGTGTCCAGAATATCTATGTACTGCTGCAATTTTGTCTGGTGGTAGATGGAAAGAGATCAGGCATGACAACACCGTCACTTGGTTGGCTTTTTGGAACGATCCAATCAATCCAAAGGAATTTAAATATGTGTTCTTAGCAGCTAGCAGTTCCTTGAAAGGACAAAGTGACAAGGAAAAGTATGAAAAATCAAGGAAGTTGAAGGTACTAGATGACACCTCTTACGAGCATCATTTTCTGCACAATGACCTATTACCTATAAATTTTCTGCAGATTAAAAAAATGACTTTAAACTTATGTTGACATTTATATAACCCAGGAGTACATAGAAGGCATCAGGGCAACTTACACTAAGAATTTCGCCAGTAAGGATAGCAAAAAGAGGCAGATAGCAGTAGCAACATATCTGATAGACAAATTAGCTTTGAGAGCAGGCAACGAGAAGGTATAAATGTGTAATAGATATCTTCTCCTAATATTTGAAATCATTATCTCATCTTTCTTTCTCGTTTTCATTTTTGGTTCTCCAAAAGGATCAGTAGTTGCTAATTAGCACTTTATATAAATATTGGCAAGGATCTGCTATTTGGGAATGCGAGGGGGGGGGGAAGGTTATTAAATTTCTTACAGAGAACATGACAAGTGCAAACAATTGCAGTATTATATGTTCAAGTGCCTTTTTTTCTTATTTTACTTGCAACTATTAAAAGGTATATATAACCTTGTTATTTGACATTTCTCTTGACCTTCTTGTGTTTTACAGGATGACGACGAGGCTGATACAGTTGGCTGTTGTACACTGAAAGTGGAAAATGTTGAAACAAAACCTCCCAATATCTTGAAGGTAAATGGTTTGTGTTTGAGATGGCATAACCGCAGTTGTGAAATTATTCTTATGATAAAGATATGTCAAAACCAAATCCACATGTCAAAGAGTGTATAAGTGAATTGGGAGAATTGAGATTCATTCGTTTATTGTCTTGTGGACTATGAATGAACATCATATGCTCTGAAGGTGAAGTTAGTTTATTCGTTAAAATGTGGAATTTCGATAACAATTACCAAATAGTTATAATTACATGTCTCTGTTTCAGTTTGATTTTCTTGGGAAAGATTCCATACGATACCAGAATGAGGTAGAGGTAGAACCTCCAGTTTTCAGTGCTATTGAGCAGTTCCGAAGTGGTCAGTTAATTGCCTTATTTTCAGTGTTATAGAATGTATTATATCTAATTATCTATAATATATTCTAATGTGTGGAAGCTGAGTATTctatatataattatttctagGGAAAGAAGGGGGAGATGATCTTTTTGACCAGCTCGATACTAGTAAATTAAATTGCCATTTAAAGGAGTTGATGCCTGGTCTTACAGCAAAAGTTTTTCGGACATATAATGCATCCATAACGTTGGATGAGATGGTAAAATGCAATCTACTCCTACTTGTGCTACGAGTTTGTAGCCTTTTTTATAGTAGACTTGCAGTGATGTCCATTTATCTTCCAGTGTCTTATGTAGAATATCTGGTACCCATTATCGACCACTTATGCTTATAGGAATGAAGCACCACAAACAATGCTCGTGCAATGTTCCTTCTGCGGAAGCTACCCTACCTTCGCCTTAATCCCCCCTCCCACTCTCTATTATGCTATATTCATTTGTAGACTTGACTTCAATTAGGAGCCCAACCTTCCATCCCATAAAGTAGTACAGGCCTAATAGCAGTCCTGTAAAACTTTCCTTACAGACTCCATTGCAACCAACACGCCTTAATTCTTCCGTTGACGTCAATAGCCATCTACACCCTTTAGGCATCTATACTGGTTGAGATCTTGCTCACTACAGGTGTAAAGCCACTAGATTGCGAGTCCAGAGTCCTAGTGCTGATTTTGCATTCCATATACACTGCATTGGATCAATTTAGTTGAACTTATATATTGTATTGAATACATTGAGACACTAGCATTATTGTTTCTTGAGTTTTGTTTGGTTTCATTACAGCTAAGTAGGGAAACAAAGGGCGGAGACGTTGCTGCGAAGGTTGTAGTTTACCAACATGCAAATAAAGAGGTAATTAATAAGGTTTTCGTATAGCTGAGAAATTGGTGGTGGTTATTTTCcatcaaaaaataatttttttaagatCAAATGGTAACTTCAAACTTTCTCGTGCTGCAGGTAGCGATCATTTGCAATCATCAGCGTACTGTTTCAAAGTCACACAGTGCACAAATGTTGAGATTGAATGAGAAGATAAACGAACTTAAGGTACTTATATTTGTATGTTTTGCTACGTTGTGATTTCTGTCCCCTATTTGGGTGGTACTATTAAGTCTTAATTTTGTCTCTATGTTCTCTTATATCATTTTTGTTTTCTTCTTTATGTGCGAAATTTGAAGGCAATTTTTTCGAGAGTTAAATTTTTTTCGAGGTTTTTGAAGGCAATGTGTAGCAGTACATATGAGTACATCAATCCCCAAATTTGTGGGATTTAGCTCTAATTTAAATTCGTACGAAGGGAATGGTGGAAATAatgaaaattatgaatatttaGCCTCGAAATAGAACAAAATTCTATCCCATTGTCAGCAAATTTTGTTCCGTCCAACCATCCAAACAAAGTATAGTAATCTTCAATCTTCATCTTTGTATGCATATGTGGCTGTTGGACATGCTTGTACAGCATGTTCTTGTAGAGATTAAATTCTTTTGTGCAGCTAACGGAATGCTTGTCTAGTAACGACTTCAATTGCAGTCTTGTTATTAGAATCCTACCTTCCTGTTTGTAGGGTTTCTTAGAAGAGCTACAAGAAGATTTGACTAGGGTGAATAAAGGAAAGCCCCCATTAAAGAAATCTGACGGAAAGCCAAAGAGGAATTTGAACCCAGAAGTGTAACGCATCACTTCCCGTTTGAAAATATATTGAGTTTTCACTATTCTCTACATTATTAAACCTTTTGCCTTTTCTTTTTCTCAGAAGTTACACGCTAACCTTTTCTCTTGCTAAATTACACGCTAACCTTTTCATGCTCCAAAATGCAGGTTACAAAGGAAAATTGCTCAAACTAATacaaaaattgaaaaaatggAGAGGGACAAGGAGACCAAGGAGGATCTGAAAACTGTTGCACTTGGCACATCAAAGATTAATTACCTTGATCCTAGGATTACAGTCGCATGGTGCAAGCGGCATGACGTTCCGATTGAGAAGGTCGGTAAACTTTTATTAATATGCTATAACATTGTAATGAGGCTTTTACAATTTCTTGGAAGTACCCAGGTTGCACGGTCTCTTACATAGGGCTATCAAATAGTGTTTTAGACCTTAGTTTTTTCAAGTTTGTCAAAAGGTATAGTTACCTCCAATGTTACTGCAGATATTCAACAAGTCTCTTCTGGCCAAATTTGCTTGGGCTATGGATGTAGATCCCAAATTCAGATTCTGAGAGTTTGTTAACTCAAAAAGCTGCTTCCTATTAACCTCAAGCCGGCTGTATGCTCATGTTCTGCCCAGCAGTTGAGCTTCTTAACAAGATCATTGTCTGTAGATAGGGTTTTTTTCCTCTATCATATAAATTTTCCTTTAAGTTTAACAAAGAAATGGCAACTGCCACAATGAATTATATGATAGGAGTTTTTGCTGGTAGCTTAAATATAATCTTTTCATTTAATCTTGTTTTCTGTCTAGCTAATCGTCGTCTTCATCTGTCTT from Apium graveolens cultivar Ventura chromosome 5, ASM990537v1, whole genome shotgun sequence includes the following:
- the LOC141723503 gene encoding DNA topoisomerase 1-like isoform X2; translated protein: MMLDTEYMTKPKFRENFMSDWKKILGNKHIIQNLEECDFTPIYEWHQREKEKKKQMSTEEKKAIKEEKMKQEEKYMWAIVDGVKEKVGNFRVEPPGLFRGRGEHPKMGKLKKRIFPKDITINIGKGAPIPEPPISGERWKEIRHDNTVTWLAFWNDPINPKEFKYVFLAASSSLKGQSDKEKYEKSRKLKEYIEGIRATYTKNFASKDSKKRQIAVATYLIDKLALRAGNEKDDDEADTVGCCTLKVENVETKPPNILKFDFLGKDSIRYQNEVEVEPPVFSAIEQFRSGKEGGDDLFDQLDTSKLNCHLKELMPGLTAKVFRTYNASITLDEMLSRETKGGDVAAKVVVYQHANKEVAIICNHQRTVSKSHSAQMLRLNEKINELKGFLEELQEDLTRVNKGKPPLKKSDGKPKRNLNPEVLQRKIAQTNTKIEKMERDKETKEDLKTVALGTSKINYLDPRITVAWCKRHDVPIEKIFNKSLLAKFAWAMDVDPKFRF